From the genome of Nomia melanderi isolate GNS246 chromosome 14, iyNomMela1, whole genome shotgun sequence, one region includes:
- the Ttc26 gene encoding tetratricopeptide repeat domain 26 isoform X2: MGYCAFHLGDYKRAATIYENLRNKDQTAVDLLTNLACCYFYLGMYPESQKILEDAPDSKLKNRLLFHLAHKMGNESKLNDYNHMLQDVIEDQLSLASNHYLRAHYQEAIDVYKKILLENREYFALNVYVALCYYKLDYYDVAQEVLQVYLQKYPDSAIAINLKACNHFRLYNGTAAQNEMKQLIDKMSNSFSSSHDLIRHNSVVFKGGEGALQILPNLVDVIPEARLNLVIYYLKQDDVREAFELIKDLEPAVPQEYILQGIVNAVMGQETNSRDNIKTAQQCFQLVGSSASECDTIPGRQCMASSFFLYRQFEEVLVYLHSIKTYFSNEDNFNFNYAQAQAAAGYFKEAEEAFLTIRNEKYKNDYIYISLLAHCYIMNKKPQLAWNLYLKMDTTTESFNLLQLIANDCYKVGEFWYAAKAFDMLERMDPSPENWEGKRGACCGTFQYIVAEKQPKELLPDVIQLLKNTSNSQVDQIIRVMRKWGKDNRINC, translated from the exons ATGGGCTACTGTGCTTTTCACCTAGGAGATTACAAACGTGCTGCTACAATATATGAAAACTTGAGAAACAAGGATCAAACAGCTGTGGATTTGCTAACAAACTTAGCTTGTTGCTATTTTTACCTTGGGATGTACCCTGAGTCACAGAAAATTCTGGAGGATGCTCCAGATAGCAAACTGAAGAACAGACTTCTCTTTCACTTAGCACATAAAATGGGTAATGAATCAAAATTGAATGATTACAATCACATGCTACAGGATGTCATAGAGGATCAACTCAGCCTGGCATCCAATCATTACCTTAGAGCTCATTACCAAGAGGCCAttgatgtttataaaaaaattttgcTGGAGAACAG AGAATATTTTGCATTAAACGTATACGTTGCTCTGTGCTACTATAAACTGGACTATTATGATGTAGCACAGGAAGTTCTTCAAGTGTATCTGCAAAAGTATCCTGACAGTGCAATTGCAATTAATCTGAAAGCATGCAATCATTTTCGATTATACAATGGAACTGCTGCacagaatgaaatgaaacagtTAATAGATAAAATGTCCAACTCTTTCAGTTCCAGTCATGATCTTATACGTCACAATTCAGTT GTATTCAAAGGTGGAGAAGGTGCGCTACAAATTTTGCCCAACTTAGTGGACGTTATACCAGAGGCTCGACTTAATTTAGTAATCTATTACTTGAAACAAGACGATGTGCGAGAGGCATTCGAATTAATCAAGGATCTTGAACCAGCAGTACCACAGGAATACATTTTACAGGGGATAGTTAACGCGGTGATGGGGCAAGAGACTAATTCT CGAGATAACATAAAAACAGCCCAACAATGTTTCCAACTAGTGGGCTCTTCAGCGTCAGAATGCGACACCATACCTGGAAGACAATGCATGGCCTCTTCCTTCTTCCTCTATCGCCAATTTGAAGAAGTTCTGGTGTATTTGCACTCGATCAAAACTTACTTTTCTAACGAAGACAACTTCAACTTCAATTATGCCCAGGCACAAGCAGCAGCTGGCTACTTTAAGGAGGCAGAGGAAGCATTCTTAACtatacgaaatgaaaaatataaaaatgattacattTACATTAGTCTTCTGGCTCATTGTT ATATAATGAATAAGAAGCCTCAGTTGGCATGgaatttatacttaaaaatgGACACGACTACGGAGTCGTTTAATTTACTGCAACTGATCGCGAATGACTGTTACAAAGTTGGTGAATTTTGGTACGCCGCAAAGGCCTTCGACATGTTGGAACGGATGGATCCTAGTCCTGAGAACTGGGAAGGAAAACGTGGCGCTTGTTGCGGTACATTTCAGTATATTGTAGCTGAGAAGCAGCCCAA AGAACTGTTACCTGATGTTATACAGCTTTTGAAAAATACTTCTAATTCTCAAGTGGATCAAATCATCCGGGTGATGAGAAAGTGGGGTAAAGATAACCGTATCAACTGTTGA
- the Ttc26 gene encoding tetratricopeptide repeat domain 26 isoform X1, translating into MILSRSKPASSEGVKRSTSEKKIPKLEEFLEKRDYTGALTLLEFNSTSETSLNFELWMGYCAFHLGDYKRAATIYENLRNKDQTAVDLLTNLACCYFYLGMYPESQKILEDAPDSKLKNRLLFHLAHKMGNESKLNDYNHMLQDVIEDQLSLASNHYLRAHYQEAIDVYKKILLENREYFALNVYVALCYYKLDYYDVAQEVLQVYLQKYPDSAIAINLKACNHFRLYNGTAAQNEMKQLIDKMSNSFSSSHDLIRHNSVVFKGGEGALQILPNLVDVIPEARLNLVIYYLKQDDVREAFELIKDLEPAVPQEYILQGIVNAVMGQETNSRDNIKTAQQCFQLVGSSASECDTIPGRQCMASSFFLYRQFEEVLVYLHSIKTYFSNEDNFNFNYAQAQAAAGYFKEAEEAFLTIRNEKYKNDYIYISLLAHCYIMNKKPQLAWNLYLKMDTTTESFNLLQLIANDCYKVGEFWYAAKAFDMLERMDPSPENWEGKRGACCGTFQYIVAEKQPKELLPDVIQLLKNTSNSQVDQIIRVMRKWGKDNRINC; encoded by the exons ATG ATACTGTCAAGATCTAAGCCAGCCTCTTCTGAGGGGGTGAAGAGGTCAACATCGGAAAAGAAAATACCTAAATTAGAGGAATTTTTGGAGAAACGAGATTATACTGGAGCTCTTACACTTCTCGAGTTCAACAGCACCTCGGAGACTAGTTTAAACTTTGAACTATGGATGGGCTACTGTGCTTTTCACCTAGGAGATTACAAACGTGCTGCTACAATATATGAAAACTTGAGAAACAAGGATCAAACAGCTGTGGATTTGCTAACAAACTTAGCTTGTTGCTATTTTTACCTTGGGATGTACCCTGAGTCACAGAAAATTCTGGAGGATGCTCCAGATAGCAAACTGAAGAACAGACTTCTCTTTCACTTAGCACATAAAATGGGTAATGAATCAAAATTGAATGATTACAATCACATGCTACAGGATGTCATAGAGGATCAACTCAGCCTGGCATCCAATCATTACCTTAGAGCTCATTACCAAGAGGCCAttgatgtttataaaaaaattttgcTGGAGAACAG AGAATATTTTGCATTAAACGTATACGTTGCTCTGTGCTACTATAAACTGGACTATTATGATGTAGCACAGGAAGTTCTTCAAGTGTATCTGCAAAAGTATCCTGACAGTGCAATTGCAATTAATCTGAAAGCATGCAATCATTTTCGATTATACAATGGAACTGCTGCacagaatgaaatgaaacagtTAATAGATAAAATGTCCAACTCTTTCAGTTCCAGTCATGATCTTATACGTCACAATTCAGTT GTATTCAAAGGTGGAGAAGGTGCGCTACAAATTTTGCCCAACTTAGTGGACGTTATACCAGAGGCTCGACTTAATTTAGTAATCTATTACTTGAAACAAGACGATGTGCGAGAGGCATTCGAATTAATCAAGGATCTTGAACCAGCAGTACCACAGGAATACATTTTACAGGGGATAGTTAACGCGGTGATGGGGCAAGAGACTAATTCT CGAGATAACATAAAAACAGCCCAACAATGTTTCCAACTAGTGGGCTCTTCAGCGTCAGAATGCGACACCATACCTGGAAGACAATGCATGGCCTCTTCCTTCTTCCTCTATCGCCAATTTGAAGAAGTTCTGGTGTATTTGCACTCGATCAAAACTTACTTTTCTAACGAAGACAACTTCAACTTCAATTATGCCCAGGCACAAGCAGCAGCTGGCTACTTTAAGGAGGCAGAGGAAGCATTCTTAACtatacgaaatgaaaaatataaaaatgattacattTACATTAGTCTTCTGGCTCATTGTT ATATAATGAATAAGAAGCCTCAGTTGGCATGgaatttatacttaaaaatgGACACGACTACGGAGTCGTTTAATTTACTGCAACTGATCGCGAATGACTGTTACAAAGTTGGTGAATTTTGGTACGCCGCAAAGGCCTTCGACATGTTGGAACGGATGGATCCTAGTCCTGAGAACTGGGAAGGAAAACGTGGCGCTTGTTGCGGTACATTTCAGTATATTGTAGCTGAGAAGCAGCCCAA AGAACTGTTACCTGATGTTATACAGCTTTTGAAAAATACTTCTAATTCTCAAGTGGATCAAATCATCCGGGTGATGAGAAAGTGGGGTAAAGATAACCGTATCAACTGTTGA
- the Nubp2 gene encoding NUBP iron-sulfur cluster assembly factor 2, producing MLEGVKHVLLVLSGKGGVGKSTVSTQLALALKESGFRVGLLDVDLCGPSVPYLLNLEDKDVHQSSDGWVPVYADKEQRLAVMSIGFLLKSQNDSVVWRGPKKTGMIKQFLNDVVWQDIDYLIIDTPPGTSDEHITVMENLRSVKCDGALIVTTPQAVAVDDVLREVTFCRKTGIHIFGIIENMSGFVCPSCSECTNIFSAGGGIALSKMVNVPFLAKVPIDPQVGKLAETGQSVLVTLPDSQVAQVFRKLVEELTKSKEA from the exons ATGCTGGAAGGTGTTAAGCATGTGTTGTTAGTGCTGTCTGGTAAAGGTGGTGTTGGAAAATCAACAGTCAGCACGCAATTAGCTCTCGCGCTCAAAGAATCGGGATTTCGA GTGGGTTTGTTAGATGTCGATCTTTGTGGACCTAGTGTGCCTTATCTATTAAATTTAGAGGACAAAGATGTCCATCAATCGTCTGACGG ATGGGTACCGGTGTACGCTGACAAAGAACAAAGATTGGCTGTCATGTCAATAGGATTTTTGTTAAAAAGTCAGAATGACAGTGTTGTTTGGAGAGGTCCCAAGAAAACCGGGATGATCAAGCAATTTTTAAATGATGTTGTTTGGCAAGACATTGACTATTTGATCATTGACACACCACCAGGAACCTCGGATGAACATATTACAGTGATGGAAAATTTAAG GAGTGTAAAATGTGATGGGGCACTTATAGTAACTACTCCACAAGCAGTTGCTGTGGATGATGTTCTCCGGGAAGTAACATTTTGTAGAAAAACTGGCATTCATATATTTGGTATTATCGAAAATATGAGTGGATTCGTGTGTCCTTCATGTTCG GAATGCACGAATATATTTTCCGCGGGTGGAGGGATAGCCTTATCAAAAATGGTAAATGTACCATTCCTCGCAAAAGTACCCATAGACCCACAAGTAGGTAAATTGGCTGAAACGGGACAGAGTGTTTTAGTAACTTTACCGGATAGCCAGGTGGCTCAGGTATTCCGGAAACTAGTCGAAGAACTTACCAAAAGCAAAGAAGCATAA
- the r-l gene encoding rudimentary-like isoform X2: MTENTNAIDTELRELAVALFEIDALKFGEFVTKVGLKTPVYFDLRVIVSHPKVMARLAKALWKFSEECTNISQICGVPYTALPLATLISVDSNVPMLIKRKEAKAYGTMKMIEGQFKQGDNCIIIEDVITSGSSILETALTLRKEGLIVTDAFVVIDRQQGGRRNIKNHDINIKSLYTITTIMAYLLEANKITLKVVKDVTDYLLKYQAPLIPVQVPETKLKEPFYSRATKTKNEVASKIFNLMETKQSTLCLAADLIKADSILELADLTGPHIVVLKTHVDIIEDFSDDFIKRLKDLAKKHNFLLMEDRKFADIGNTVSLQYQKGIYKIAEWADIVTVHAIAGQSIIDGLKTGLESINKPRGIFILAQMSSKGALTNSEYAQHAVSIAQSSDMVTGIVCQSNIFTDPGLIQLTPGVKLAESSDNLGQQYNTPESVVNSGADLAVVGRGISEAEDRLAATLEYKKELWIAYEKRLQ, from the exons ATGACAGAAAATACGAATGCCATAGATACAGAGCTGAGAGAATTAGCTGTTGCGCTGTTTGAAATTGACGCGCTTAAATTTGGAGAATTTGTGACCAAAGTTGGTTTGAAAACTCCAGTATATTTTGACTTAAGAGTCATAGTCTCACACCCAAAAGTTATG GCTCGTTTGGCTAAGGCACTATGGAAATTTTCGGAAGAGTGTACAAACATATCTCAAATCTGTGGTGTACCTTATACAGCTTTGCCACTGGCCACTTTGATCTCTGTCGATTCTAATGTACCTATGTTGATAAAAAGGAAAGAAGCAAAGGCTTATGGTACAATGAAGATGATAGAAGGCCAATTTAAACAAGGAGATAATTGTATAATCATTGAAGATGTAATTACTAGTGGCAGCAGCATTTTAGAAACTGCACTTACTTTAAGAAAGGAGGGTTTAATAGTGACAGACGCTTTTGTGGTAATTGACAGGCAACAAGGCGGcagaagaaacataaaaaatcatgatattaatataaaaagtttaTATACGATTACCACTATTATGGCTTATCTTCTAGAAGCTAACAAGATCACACTAAAGGTTGTAAAAGATGTAACCGATTACTTGTTAAAATATCAAGCACCTCTTATTCCTGTTCAag TTCCAGAAACAAAACTGAAGGAACCATTTTACTCTCGCGCGACTAAGACTAAAAACGAAGTTGCatctaaaatattcaacttgatgGAAACAAAACAATCTACCTTATGTTTAGCAGCTGACTTAATTAAAGCTGACTCTATTTTGGAGTTAGCTGATTTGACAGGACCACATATTGTGGTATTAAAGACGCACGTAGATATAATAGAAGATTTTAGCGATGATTTtataaaacgtttaaaagaTTTAGCTAAGAAGCACAATTTCTTATTAATGGAAGATCGAAAATTTGCTGATATTGGCAACACAGTATCTTTACAGTATCAAAAGGGTATTTATAAAATCGCGGAATGGGCAGATATTGTTACTGTTCACGCGATAGCAGGTCAAAGTATTATAGATGGACTAAAAACTGGTTTAGAAAGTATTAACAAACCACGTGGTATTTTTATATTAGCTCAAATGTCTTCCAAAGGTGCATTAACAAATAGCGAATATGCACAGCACGCAGTATCAATTGCGCAAAGTTCAGATATGGTCACTGGCATTGTTTGCcagtcaaatatttttacagatcCAGGTCTCATTCAGTTAACCCCTGGGGTAAAGCTCGCCGAAAGTTCAGACAACTTAGGACAGCAGTACAACACACCAGAATCTGTAGTAAATTCTGGAGCAGATCTGGCTGTTGTTGGCAGAGGTATTTCCGAGGCAGAAGATCGATTAGCCGCTACATTAGAATATAAAAAGGAACTTTGGATTGCTTACGAAAAACGATTGCAATAG
- the r-l gene encoding rudimentary-like isoform X1, with the protein MSYLDRVDISQNLDSSLFWRLIEDKVVLITRQYKTLDINFYIKHPRVLQKVEIMTENTNAIDTELRELAVALFEIDALKFGEFVTKVGLKTPVYFDLRVIVSHPKVMARLAKALWKFSEECTNISQICGVPYTALPLATLISVDSNVPMLIKRKEAKAYGTMKMIEGQFKQGDNCIIIEDVITSGSSILETALTLRKEGLIVTDAFVVIDRQQGGRRNIKNHDINIKSLYTITTIMAYLLEANKITLKVVKDVTDYLLKYQAPLIPVQVPETKLKEPFYSRATKTKNEVASKIFNLMETKQSTLCLAADLIKADSILELADLTGPHIVVLKTHVDIIEDFSDDFIKRLKDLAKKHNFLLMEDRKFADIGNTVSLQYQKGIYKIAEWADIVTVHAIAGQSIIDGLKTGLESINKPRGIFILAQMSSKGALTNSEYAQHAVSIAQSSDMVTGIVCQSNIFTDPGLIQLTPGVKLAESSDNLGQQYNTPESVVNSGADLAVVGRGISEAEDRLAATLEYKKELWIAYEKRLQ; encoded by the exons atgtctTATCTCGACAGAGTCGATATATCGCAGAACCTTGACAGTTCCCTTTTTTGGAGGTTAATTGAAGATAAAGTGGTCTTGATCACAAGACAGTACAAGACCttggatattaatttttatattaaac ATCCACGTGTGCTCCAGAAAGTTGAAATCATGACAGAAAATACGAATGCCATAGATACAGAGCTGAGAGAATTAGCTGTTGCGCTGTTTGAAATTGACGCGCTTAAATTTGGAGAATTTGTGACCAAAGTTGGTTTGAAAACTCCAGTATATTTTGACTTAAGAGTCATAGTCTCACACCCAAAAGTTATG GCTCGTTTGGCTAAGGCACTATGGAAATTTTCGGAAGAGTGTACAAACATATCTCAAATCTGTGGTGTACCTTATACAGCTTTGCCACTGGCCACTTTGATCTCTGTCGATTCTAATGTACCTATGTTGATAAAAAGGAAAGAAGCAAAGGCTTATGGTACAATGAAGATGATAGAAGGCCAATTTAAACAAGGAGATAATTGTATAATCATTGAAGATGTAATTACTAGTGGCAGCAGCATTTTAGAAACTGCACTTACTTTAAGAAAGGAGGGTTTAATAGTGACAGACGCTTTTGTGGTAATTGACAGGCAACAAGGCGGcagaagaaacataaaaaatcatgatattaatataaaaagtttaTATACGATTACCACTATTATGGCTTATCTTCTAGAAGCTAACAAGATCACACTAAAGGTTGTAAAAGATGTAACCGATTACTTGTTAAAATATCAAGCACCTCTTATTCCTGTTCAag TTCCAGAAACAAAACTGAAGGAACCATTTTACTCTCGCGCGACTAAGACTAAAAACGAAGTTGCatctaaaatattcaacttgatgGAAACAAAACAATCTACCTTATGTTTAGCAGCTGACTTAATTAAAGCTGACTCTATTTTGGAGTTAGCTGATTTGACAGGACCACATATTGTGGTATTAAAGACGCACGTAGATATAATAGAAGATTTTAGCGATGATTTtataaaacgtttaaaagaTTTAGCTAAGAAGCACAATTTCTTATTAATGGAAGATCGAAAATTTGCTGATATTGGCAACACAGTATCTTTACAGTATCAAAAGGGTATTTATAAAATCGCGGAATGGGCAGATATTGTTACTGTTCACGCGATAGCAGGTCAAAGTATTATAGATGGACTAAAAACTGGTTTAGAAAGTATTAACAAACCACGTGGTATTTTTATATTAGCTCAAATGTCTTCCAAAGGTGCATTAACAAATAGCGAATATGCACAGCACGCAGTATCAATTGCGCAAAGTTCAGATATGGTCACTGGCATTGTTTGCcagtcaaatatttttacagatcCAGGTCTCATTCAGTTAACCCCTGGGGTAAAGCTCGCCGAAAGTTCAGACAACTTAGGACAGCAGTACAACACACCAGAATCTGTAGTAAATTCTGGAGCAGATCTGGCTGTTGTTGGCAGAGGTATTTCCGAGGCAGAAGATCGATTAGCCGCTACATTAGAATATAAAAAGGAACTTTGGATTGCTTACGAAAAACGATTGCAATAG